CAAGCCAACCTCCGTCAGCTGGTAAACGGCCTCGTAGGTAAGCGTGCCGGATTTGGAGATGATGCCGACCCTACCCTTTTGGTGGATAAACCCTGGCATAATCCCCACCTTGCACTCACCCGGGGTGATAACGCCCGGACAGTTTGGTCCAACCAGCCGAGTATCCTTATCCTTAAGGATAGCCTTTACCTTAACCATGTCCTGTATAGGAATGCCTTCGGTAATGCAAACCACCAGCCTAACGCCTGCATCGGCAGCCTCCATTATTGCATCGGCAGCAAAGGGTGCTCGTACAAATATCACCGACACATCGGCGCCCGTTGCCTTAACGGCATCCTCAACGGTATTAAACACCGGACGATCCAAGCACGTAGTGCCACCCTTGCCGGGAGTAACACCTGCAACCACGTTGGTTCCGTACTCAACCATCTGCGCCGTATGAAAGGTGCCCTCGCTACCGGTAATTCCTTGCACAACAATCCTCGAATGCCTATCTACTAGTACGCTCATGTGATTTTCGTTTCCTTAATAACCTAACAAGAGCTAAAAGGTTGAATCTTGGAGAGGAGTTTTTTTCAAGAAGAAGTTAGACGACAGTGGCTTCTTATCTTT
This window of the uncultured Acetobacteroides sp. genome carries:
- the sucD gene encoding succinate--CoA ligase subunit alpha codes for the protein MSVLVDRHSRIVVQGITGSEGTFHTAQMVEYGTNVVAGVTPGKGGTTCLDRPVFNTVEDAVKATGADVSVIFVRAPFAADAIMEAADAGVRLVVCITEGIPIQDMVKVKAILKDKDTRLVGPNCPGVITPGECKVGIMPGFIHQKGRVGIISKSGTLTYEAVYQLTEVGLGQSTCIGIGGDPIIGTSTLDAVKMLMDDPETDAIVMIGEIGGTMEPDAARWIKDHGTKPVVGFIAGQTAPKGRRMGHAGAIIGGEEDTAAAKMQVLRECGVHVVESPADIGVTVKRVLS